The following coding sequences lie in one Trichoderma breve strain T069 chromosome 1, whole genome shotgun sequence genomic window:
- a CDS encoding regulator of volume decrease after cellular swelling domain-containing protein gives MLPTTIRSPPAEADYTPLAEYQSQTPESFTDGKPILHYHLAGAKATIPRSQCGSLAVFPQDTATAAAPNDSNDGEAAEELAEQTVDVFATSENFIIFSHQAEAGVSIPYPSISIHALKTVDSSQAVWMQLDLADGGSDDTDFQTVELTIIPPTSSEANSAQQLYDAMANCSDLHPDPENEEDDDNEYDRIVFEGNAGHEAIEGFTGVLRGVTDGGLPPPMPGSGGWITADNVHEYFDADGNWIGGEQEEEEEPEELGEGAGRTRPRDELEKEDDVNGHDSAEDPESKRPRVDNGDNA, from the exons ATGCTGCCGACAACAATTCGATCGCCGCCCGCAGAGGCAGACTACACGCCCCTGGCAGAGTATCAGTCACAGACGCCGGAATCCTTCACCGACGGAAAGCCAATTCTACACTACCATCTCGCTGGCGCAAAGGCGACAATCCCACGGTCACAATGCGGCAGCCTGGCCGTCTTTCCCCAGgatactgctactgctgcgGCACCAAACGACTCaaatgatggagaagctgccgagGAGCTAGCGGAGCAGACTGTCGATGTTTTTGCGACTTCAGA aaacttcatcatcttcagccaccAAGCCGAAGCCGGTGTCTCGATCCCCTACCCTTCCATCTCTATTCACGCTCTCAAGACGGTCGATAGCTCGCAGGCTGTCTGGATGCAGCTGGACCTCGCcgacggcggcagcgacgacACCGACTTCCAGACTGTCGAGCTTACCATCATCCCACCAACCTCCTCAGAAGCCAATTCAGCGCAACAGCTGTACGACGCCATGGCCAATTGCTCCGATTTACATCCCGACCCCGAAaatgaggaagacgatgacaatGAATATGACCGTATTGTCTTTGAGGGGAACGCTGGTCACGAAGCCATTGAAGGGTTCACTGGCGTCTTACGCGGCGTCACAGATGGTGGGCTGCCACCTCCTATGCCTGGTAGCGGCGGTTGGATCACAGCGGATAATGTCCACGAGTACTTTGATGCCGATGGCAACTGGATAGGTggggagcaggaggaggaagaagagcctgAGGAGCtcggagaaggagctggTAGAACCCGCCCGCGAGACGAGctcgagaaggaagatgatgtcaaCGGACACGATTCAGCTGAGGATCCGGAGAGCAAGCGGCCAAGAGTAGACAATGGAGACAACGCGTAG